One window of the Camelus dromedarius isolate mCamDro1 chromosome 15, mCamDro1.pat, whole genome shotgun sequence genome contains the following:
- the GAREM2 gene encoding GRB2-associated and regulator of MAPK protein 2, whose protein sequence is MEKLAAGLAGLRWSMGAFPLDLIVSRCRLPTLACLGPGEYAEGVSERDILLIHSCRQWTTVTAHTLEEGHYVIGPKIDIPLQYPGKFKLLEQARDVREPVRYFSSVEEVASVFPDRIFVMEAITFSVKVVSGEFSEDSEVYNFTLHAGDELTLMGQAEILCAKTTKERSRFTTLLRKLGRAGALAGVSGGGPGGAGAAGGGGGSRPIKGKMPCLICMNHRTNESLSLPFQCQGRFSTRSPLELQMQEGEHTVRAIIERVRLPVNVLVPSRPPRNPYDLHRVREGHCYKLVSIISKTVVLGLALRREGPAPLHFLLLTDTPRFTLPQGLLAGDPRVERLVRDSASYCRERFDPDEYSTAVREAPAELADDCASPRRARLCLPAPPRAPGPARAPAPGPPGDSDQEYMSPDWASAPEPAAPPAEIPYEELWAHQAAEAFEGRARPLPGPDLISFGATGPPRLEPEAAPPPVPPKSEAVKEECRLLNTPPVPPRGGSGSGWLSGSPPVPPRFPKLQPVHSPSSSLSYYSSGLQDGAGSRSGSGSPSPDAYSLYCYPCTWGDCKVGESSSRPPPGPLPSTTQPSQASRALGEPLSSRAASLLGADTPVKTYHSCPPPFKPSHPQKRFAPFGALNPFSGPAYPTGPSVASSPVPTATLGPLATSSPAYSPGPGLPGQAYSAAPTSSSSSSEWQEPAPEPFDPFELGQGSSPEPELLRCQEPRAVGAPGPGLSPLGSPKAFEPEGLVLRQVPTPLSPVGLQGPDAGGTRLLLTQGRLEGPPASPRDGATGWGGRDAASWQPPADLSALSLEEVSRSLRFIGLSEDVVSFFARERIDGSIFVQLSEDILADDFHLTKLQVKKIMQFIKGWRPKI, encoded by the exons ATGGAGAAGCTGGCGGCCGGGCTGGCCGGCTTGCGCTGGAGCATGGGCGCCTTCCCGCTGGACCTCATCGTTAGCCGGTGCCGCTTGCCCACGCTCGCCTGCCTCGGGCCAG gGGAGTATGCCGAGGGCGTCAGTGAGCGAGACATCCTGCTCATTCATTCCTGCCGCCAGTGGACAACGGTGACAGCCCACACCCTGGAGGAGGGCCACTACGTCATTGGGCCCAAGATTGACATCCCACTACAGTACCCAG GGAAGTTCAAGCTCCTGGAGCAGGCCCGGGATGTGCGGGAGCCAGTGAGGTACTTCAGCAGCGTGGAGGAGGTGGCCAGTGTCTTCCCTGACCGCATCTTTGTGATGGAAGCCATCACCTTCAGTGTCAAG GTGGTGTCAGGCGAGTTCAGCGAGGACAGCGAAGTGTACAACTTCACTCTGCACGCGGGCGATGAGCTCACTCTCATGGGGCAGGCGGAGATCCTGTGCGCCAAGACCACCAAGGAGCGCTCGCGCTTCACCACCCTGCTGCGCAAGCTGGGCCGGGCCGGGGCGCTGGCCGGGGTGAGCGGCGGTGGCCCCGGGGGCGCAGGGGCCGCGGGCGGCGGTGGGGGCTCCAGGCCCATCAAAGGCAAGATGCCCTGCCTCATCTGTATGAACCATCGCACCAACGAGAGCCTGAGCCTGCCCTTCCAGTGCCAGGGCCGCTTCAGCACACGCAGCCCGCTGGAGCTGCAGATGCAGGAGGGTGAGCACACGGTGCGCGCCATCATCGAGCGCGTGCGGCTACCGGTGAACGTGCTGGTGCCCAGCCGGCCGCCGCGCAACCCCTACGACCTGCACCGGGTGCGGGAGGGCCACTGCTACAAGCTAGTCAGCATCATCTCCAAGACAGTGGTGCTGGGGCTGGCGCTGCGCCGCGAGGGCCCGGCGCCGCTGCACTTCCTGCTGCTCACCGACACGCCGCGCTTCACGCTGCCGCAGGGTCTGCTGGCGGGGGACCCGCGCGTCGAGCGCCTGGTGCGCGACAGTGCCTCCTACTGCCGTGAGCGCTTCGACCCCGACGAGTACTCCACGGCCGTGCGCGAGGCGCCCGCCGAGCTGGCCGACGACTGTGCCAGCCCGCGCCGCGCGCGCCTCTGCCTGCCTGCGCCCCCGCGCGCCCCCGGGCCCGCCCGCGCtcccgcccccggcccgcccgGCGACAGCGACCAGGAGTACATGAGCCCCGACTGGGCCAGTGCTCCCGAGCCCGCCGCGCCGCCCGCCGAGATCCCCTACGAGGAGCTGTGGGCCCACCAGGCGGCCGAGGCTTTCGAGGGCAGGGCTCGGCCGCTCCCGGGGCCCGACCTCATCTCCTTCGGGGCCACCGGGCCGCCCCGCTTGGAGCCCGAGGCGGCGCCGCCTCCTGTGCCTCCCAAGTCCGAGGCG GTGAAGGAGGAGTGCCGCCTGCTCAACACCCCCCCTGTACCCCCCCGGGGTGGTAGTGGCAGCGGCTGGCTCTCGGGCAGCCCTCCAGTGCCCCCACGCTTCCCCAAGCTGCAGCCTGTCCACTCACCCAGCTCCAGCCTCTCCTACTACTCCTCTGGCCTCCAGGATGG GGCGGGTTCCCGCAGTGGCAGTGGTTCTCCATCACCAGACGCCTACTCCCTCTATTGCTACCCATGCACCTGGGGAGACTGCAAGGTGGGCGAGTCCTCCAGCCGCCCACCCCCGGGACCCCTACCCTCCACCACGCAGCCCAGCCAGGCCTCCCGGGCCCTTGGAGAGCCCCTGAGCAGTCgagctgcctccctcctgggggcTGACACCCCCGTCAAGACCTATCACAGCTGCCCGCCTCCGTTTAAGCCGTCTCACCCCCAGAAACGCTTTGCTCCTTTTGGAGCTCTCAACCCCTTTTCTGGGCCTGCCTACCCCACAGGCCCTTCAGTGGCCTCCTCTCCTGTGCCCACAGCCACCTTGGGCCCTCTGGCTACCTCCAGCCCTGCTTATTCCCCAGGCCCAGGCTTGCCAGGCCAGGCCTATTCTgctgctcccacctcctcctcctcctcctctgagtGGCAGGAGCCAGCCCCAGAGCCCTTCGACCCCTTTGAGCTAGGCCAGGGCAGTTCACCAGAGCCTGAGCTGCTGCGCTGTCAGGAACCCAGAGCTGTGGGGGCGCCTGGACCTGGCCTTTCACCCCTTGGATCCCCGAAGGCCTTTGAGCCCGAAGGTTTGGTGCTGCGGCAGGTCCCCACTCCCCTGTCACCAGTGGGCCTGCAGGGGCCTGATGCAGGCGGAACACGACTCCTCCTCACCCAGGGGCGCCTAGAAGGGCCTCCAGCCAGTCCCCGGGATGGGGCCACAGGCTGGGGAGGCCGGGACGCCGCCTCCTGGCAGCCCCCCGCTGACCTGTCTGCACTCTCCCTGGAGGAGGTCTCCCGAAGTCTGCGTTTCATTGGGCTCTCAGAGGATGTGGTGAGCTTCTTTGCCCGAGAACGCATTGATGGCAGCATCTTCGTGCAGCTCAGTGAGGACATCTTGGCAGATGACTTCCACCTCACCAAGCTGCAGGTCAAGAAGATCATGCAGTTCATCAAAGGCTGGCGGCCCAAGATCTGA